The genomic region GCGCAGGGCATCCGCGTGGGCTTTACCTGTTCCAAGAAGGTCGGCAATGCCGTCACCCGCAACCGCGCCAAGCGCCGCCTGCGGGCGCTGGCGCAGGCGATGCTGGGCACGCGCGGGCGCGCCGGCTGGGACTATGTGCTGGTCGGCAAGCCGGGGGTCACCGTGGACCGCCCCTTTGACGCGCTGCGCGAGGATCTGGCGCGCGCGCTCGAACGCATCCACGGCTGAGGGCCGCCCTTCGCCTCGCGGTAGCGTCACCGGTTTTCACCTTCGCTTGAAAGCCCGCCGTGGAAACGGGTTTGTGTGTTTGCCTTCGCCGGCGATGCCCCTACAGTCGGCCACGCCCCCGGGCCGGGACGCCCGGGTGTTCAGGACAAAGACCAAGGGGAATTCATCATGATGCATCACCGGGCAGGCGCCAGCAGCGCCTTTGCCATCGCACGACCGACCGCCGGATGGACGGTCTTGCGCTGGCTGAACCTCCTGGGAGTGGTGTTGCTCGTGGCCGCCCTGGCCCTGCCCGTCTACGCGCAGGACCGTCCGGTCAGCTTTGCCGATCTGGCCGATCAGGTCAGCCCGGCTGTCGTCAACATCACGACATCGACGACGGTCACCGCGAACCTCGACCAGGGCATTCCGC from Rhodobacter sp. harbors:
- the rnpA gene encoding ribonuclease P protein component, whose amino-acid sequence is MTPPDVPLITPTPGAQVDPAVLSCLTVLTKRGEFLAAARARRAPVAGFLLQARQRDSGEAAQGIRVGFTCSKKVGNAVTRNRAKRRLRALAQAMLGTRGRAGWDYVLVGKPGVTVDRPFDALREDLARALERIHG